From the genome of Staphylococcus haemolyticus, one region includes:
- the pruA gene encoding L-glutamate gamma-semialdehyde dehydrogenase, whose translation MVVPFKNEPGIDFSVQENVERFQKTLEQVKNELGQTLPIVIDGEHITKDDTFDSINPANTSELIAKVSKATKEDVDKAFESSNKAYKAWRQWSHKDRAELLLRVAAIIRRRKEEISAVMVYEAGKPWDEAVGDAAEGIDFIEYYARSMMELADGKPVLDREGEHNKYFYKSIGTGVTIPPWNFPFAIMAGTTLAPVVAGNTVLLKPAEDTVLTAYKLIEILEEAGLPKGVVNFVPGDPKEIGDYLVDSVHTHFVTFTGSRATGTRIYERSAVVQEGQTFLKRVIAEMGGKDAIVVDENIDTDLAAESIITSAFGFSGQKCSACSRAIVHSSVYDEVLEKAVALTKELTVGNTVDNTFMGPVINKKQFDKIKKYIEIGGKEGKIEIGGEADDSTGYFIKPTIISGLKSSDQVMQEEIFGPVVGFTKFDNFEEAIEIANDTDYGLTGAVITNNRENWIKAVNEFDVGNLYLNRGCTAAVVGYHPFGGFKMSGTDAKTGSPDYLLNFLEQKVVSEMF comes from the coding sequence ATGGTAGTACCTTTCAAAAATGAACCTGGGATTGATTTTTCAGTACAAGAAAATGTAGAAAGATTTCAAAAAACGTTAGAGCAAGTTAAAAATGAACTTGGTCAAACACTTCCAATTGTGATTGACGGTGAGCACATTACTAAAGATGATACATTTGATTCAATTAATCCAGCTAATACATCGGAATTAATTGCTAAAGTATCTAAAGCTACTAAGGAAGATGTAGATAAAGCGTTTGAATCTTCAAACAAAGCTTATAAAGCATGGCGTCAATGGTCACATAAAGATCGTGCAGAGTTATTATTACGCGTTGCAGCAATTATTCGCCGTCGTAAAGAGGAAATCTCTGCAGTCATGGTATATGAAGCAGGTAAACCTTGGGATGAGGCTGTTGGCGATGCAGCAGAAGGTATCGACTTTATCGAATACTATGCACGTTCAATGATGGAATTAGCAGATGGTAAACCGGTATTAGATCGTGAAGGAGAACATAACAAGTACTTCTATAAATCAATTGGTACTGGTGTTACAATTCCACCTTGGAACTTCCCATTTGCAATTATGGCTGGTACAACATTAGCACCAGTTGTTGCTGGTAACACAGTTCTATTGAAACCTGCTGAAGATACAGTATTAACAGCGTATAAATTAATCGAAATCTTAGAAGAAGCGGGTCTTCCTAAAGGTGTTGTTAACTTTGTACCTGGTGATCCGAAAGAAATCGGTGACTATTTAGTTGATTCTGTTCATACACACTTTGTTACATTTACAGGTTCACGTGCAACAGGAACTCGTATTTACGAACGTAGCGCAGTTGTTCAAGAAGGACAAACATTCTTAAAACGTGTTATTGCAGAAATGGGCGGTAAAGATGCGATTGTCGTTGATGAAAATATTGATACTGATTTAGCTGCAGAATCAATTATAACGTCAGCATTTGGTTTCTCAGGCCAAAAATGTTCTGCATGTTCACGTGCCATCGTACACAGTTCAGTGTATGATGAAGTATTAGAAAAAGCGGTAGCATTAACTAAAGAATTAACAGTTGGTAACACTGTAGATAATACATTCATGGGCCCTGTTATTAATAAAAAACAATTCGACAAAATTAAAAAATATATCGAAATTGGTGGAAAAGAAGGTAAAATTGAAATCGGTGGCGAAGCTGATGATTCAACAGGTTACTTCATTAAACCAACAATTATTTCAGGATTAAAATCATCTGATCAAGTCATGCAAGAAGAAATCTTTGGTCCAGTGGTTGGCTTTACTAAATTTGATAATTTTGAAGAAGCGATTGAAATTGCGAATGATACAGACTATGGCTTAACAGGTGCGGTTATCACAAATAATCGTGAAAACTGGATTAAAGCAGTGAATGAATTCGATGTAGGTAACTTATATCTTAACCGTGGATGTACTGCAGCAGTAGTAGGTTACCATCCATTTGGTGGCTTCAAAATGTCTGGTACAGATGCCAAAACAGGTAGTCCAGACTACTTATTAAACTTCTTAGAACAAAAAGTCGTTTCAGAAATGTTCTAA